CAAATATAGAACTTTCTTGGTATTAATAGCCACTCAGCTCTCATTGTTTCATAGTTTGAATCTAATCTGCTGTGACCAAAAATTTGGCCCAGAGGAAACGAAAGATGATTTATCAGCAGAAAATTTGTTATCTTTtctaacttttttaaaattagattttgttttactttttctttaactTATTTCCTCTCTGAGATTTTATTGGTTTGTGTATAATCTAGTCTTTTATGGAAAACACAGTTAATGGCTttttaagcattttatttatttatttgctctgtgtgtgtgtgtgtgtgtgtgtgtgtgtgtgtgtatggagcgCTGCACACATACCCCACAGTGTGTATGTGGGATTCAGATGACAACTTTTGAAAGTAGGTCTCTCCATCCATGATGTGGATCTTGGGGTTATCAGgtctggaaaagaaaaacaaaaataaatgcttttacccactgagccatctctccatccatacctactcttttaaaaagcaaacatcgAGTGCTTATGATAAACCAAACTCTCCAATAAGCTACTGCCTTTTCTAatctgatttaatttttaaatcccATTAGCCTCACTATAGATAGGCAAATAAAAGCTTAGATGGTATGGCCCAGAAAAAGATCCTGTGGCCAGTGTGAAGTAGAACCAAGATTAATtacttagggggttggggatttagctcagtggtagagcgcttgcctaggaagcgcaaggccctgggttcggtccccagctccgaaaaaaaaaaaaagaaccaaaaaaaaaaaaaaaagattaattactTAATACCTTAAGTGTAAATACGTAACACTTAAGTATCATTTACCAGCACAAACAAcaattctatatatatatatatgtgtgtgtgtgtgtgtgtgtgtgtgtgtgtgtgtgatttatttacttatttaatgtatgtgaggtatgtgtagctgtcttcagacacaccagaagaggacatcagatcccattacagatggctgtgagccaccatgtggtttctgggatttgaactcaggacctctggaagagcagtcagtgctcttaaccactgagccatctctccagctcacaaACATCAATTCTTGATTATTTAAGTTCATAAGCTTTCACACTACCTATTATATATTGGACACACAATTTAAGGTTGTAACCAAAACAGTTCAGCCCTACCTCACGATGGGTTCCCTTCGTGTTGCTGACCTGGTTCTTTCACGTCTGAACTCTGAGACCTCATGcactggaataacaaaagcctaGATGGCCATGTGACCAGGCTAGCTGTCACCAAGCCAGTGAGCACAGACAGAAATGACATCTTAAAGCTGTTCTTTATTCTTGGGAGACGGATTGATATCTTAGATATCTGTCTTCCATGTCATCCAGCCAGCGGATGGCAGTGGGTGTGGACAAAGGCTGTCTGATTATAGGGGCAGTGGATGTTGAGTTGGCCTAGTTTCTGCTGGTATCAACCTTGGACTCCTTGGATGGCTAGGGGTAGGGTGTGGAGTGGTTAACTCAGAACACCCAGTGTGTAACTGCTGAGCTATAAATAGTGTGTATGTTCTGGTTCTGTTTGACATGGGGAAATGTATATCCttataatatagaatataaaaatgcctctgtctgtctccctatcAGTATGGGCTCTGTGAGAATGACTTACCCTGTGTGTGCATTCTCTGCACTttaaaaggtaaagaaagaagTTGGTGACATAGAGATTGTGGTAAACAACGCTGGGGCAATTTATCCAGCCGACCTTCTTAGCACCAAGGATGAGGAGATCACCAAGACCTTCGAGGTCAACATCCTAGGACATTTTTGGGTGAGTAAGTCAGAAAGActtatgagtgtgtgtatctgacATCTCTTCAGTACAAGGAAGTCATTGAGTTCACAATATTGGGGGggttaggtttttttgttttgctttgtctttttaaattttaattatttcttttatgtatatgagcacactgtagctgtcttcagacacaccagaagaggggcatcagacaccattacagatggttgtgagccaccatgtggttgctgggaattgaactcaggacctctggaagagcagccagtgctcttaaccactgagcaatctccctagccccatttttttgttttgtaagtcAGGAATCTTATAGTGTGTTTGAGTAGAAGGGTCACAGGTTTCTGGCAGCAGAGTTTAGAGTTCAAGTGAACACAGCACACCCAAAAGAGAGAGCCATTTGGTTTATTTTGTCAAACAAAATCTAACATATGGCTTGGCGTGTGTCAgcaaggttatatatatatatatatatatctttccaATATTTTAGAGGAGATGCGTGCTGCCTACATCTTTCTGTGTCTTCCTTTCATAGGTGTTTAGAGctgaaaagacagaaaacaactaTTCAGATGCGTGCAGGAGTTGGGGACACTTTGAGTTAGGTTCTGAGACAAGTAGACATTTTGACCTAGCATTATCATCTACAAACTTCCTGCCTGAGAACTTCACCATCGGctaccaaaagggaaaaaaaaatctcaaaatgttTTATGTCAGTTAACAAGTTTGCAGTGGTCTGTATTCACATCTCGGTCATAAGCAGCCTACGGGCTGTGAGATGAATAAGCCTGGTAGATCTGTGGAATTCTGGAGCGTAGAGAGATGAGTCAGAAGATTTCTTACTATTGGTGGTTTGTGAGAAGCTGAAGTATGCTTCTCAACCCTTTGGAGGGAGCGTTTATAGGAATTAATGTTGTGGGGCCCCGATATTACTATGGCAACTGGAGCAAACCTGGATTTGAAAAGCATCCTTCATCAGCCCCTCATGACTCCACTAACATCCCAGTCACATGGCAGAGAGAGCTTGCAGATTAGTTATCAAATAATTAATAGGAAATTATAGCTATGTCACAAGGTATATCAAAAGGTAGAGGTTTAGAAAGACAGGAGCTCTCATCGCCTCCATATAGATCTGCAGGCAGGGCTGGTAGGGGTTTGGCCTGGCAATCTGGGCTCTAGGAATTTCCATAGAATTTGAAGAGTGGGTCTGTAAAATTCTCATAAAATGTCCTGATGTTTCCCACTGTACAGTGAggcgtttttgttttgtttgtttgtttttgtttttgttttttttgttttggaaacaaaAAATCTTTTGTTTCCCAAGAATGTATCCTATAATAATACTGTTACAAGAAAGAGATTTGCGTCTCCTCCCTATGCATGGTGGCTATGGGCCAGGATAGAACTTCAGCTGCTTTGATGTGAGTACAGGTTCCCTTTCCTCAAACTGGAGCCAAGAACTTGTAAAACGGTAAATCAGCCTTCAGTTCCTGCATCTGTGGATGTCCCCCTTGACAATGTGGCGCAGAGCTcagcctagcatgcacaaaacccTTGGGTTAATCCCTAGCACTGAGAAAAATAACAGTGTTGCTTATGTAGCAAATACGGAGGGAACTACTCAACTCCTCAAGGGAAGAGGGGGCATGCTCGCTCCACAGGTCCTGGGCATGATCTAGAGGGCATTCTGAGTACTGCCCTAACCTCAGAGTCTTGCAAGTGTGTGATTTCCAATGCCCCCTCCTCCGCTTCAGTGCAGGCACTGGAAATGAAACCACCTGGCCTGGAATCTCTCTAATCCCCGTgcggtttctttccttttcatgtgGACCTTAAGATCATAAAAGCACTCCTTCCATCGATGCTGAGAAGAAACTCTGGCCACATTGTCACAGTGGCTTCAGTGTGTGGCCACAGAGTGATTCCTTATCTCATCCCATATTGGTAGGTATAGAATGCTAACAGCGCTGTGCACTTGTGCTTATTAGCTTAGGGATTATTTATAGGGAATTATTACAGGGGTTAATTAACATAGTTTCCTCAGTGCTCACAGCTTGGTAATTTGGACATAGGGAATTTACCTAGTATATTGGGTAAATTTTCAAATGACTTCTAAAGCAAGGAAACttgatttaatattatttaaattatctTAGGGTTCTGAAAACTGCCCCATGGAGTATGTTTCCATTATGTCCTAGAATGAGGAGCTGttgagagaagaaacacagcAGAGTAGGAAGCAAAGCACCCAGAAGCTAACAGGAGCACAGAGGTAGAGCGTGGcctatgtgcatgcgtgtgtgaggGAAGGAAATGGAGCACTCACTTTCCCAGGAGATGCAGACAGTGCACACCATGTCCCGGGGACACAGACACACTCGCCATCTGCAGCACATCCCTGCGACCTCTGCTATTGGCATCTTGTTTCCCTACTGCTATACGATGGTCTCAGGAACAATTTTACCAGGATATGTGGATGTAGCAGATGCATGTGTTATTTCTTTAGAGGCATATTCAAAGCTAAACTTGATCATGGACTAAACAATCCCTCACACACTAAACATGGCCACAGATGAGTTAAATTTCAATGTAGTTCAGGtttccattacacacacacacacacacacacacacagagacagagacagagacagatagagagagacagagagagagacagacagagagagagacagagacagagagagagacagagagacagagagagagagtagagggagacagagacagagacagacagacagagacagacagagacagacagagacagagacagagagagtagagggagacagagacagagagagagacagagagagacagagacagacagagacagacagagacagacagagacagagagagacagacagagacagacagagacagacagagacatgacagagagagagacagacagagacagagagagacagacagagacatgacagagagagagacagacagagacagagagagagaatagagggagacagagacagacagagacagacagagagagaatagagggagacagagacagacagagacagacagagagacagacagagacagagagagacaaagagagagagagagtagagggagacagagataacttctaacactgattttttttcacatgGACAAAAACTATAGTTAAAACTTACATAGAGCCTTGTAGATAATAAGTCACTATGCATATGCTGATCTGTTGAGTTTTGCTACCTACATTTTAtaatcagaaagaacaaaaggCTAAAGgttgcacatacaaacacaaccCTACCAACACCATCAAGAGCCCCTTTACTCCAAATGCACACAATTAGGAGACCAATGAGGCTACCAGCAACAAGAGAGAAAACATCAGCTCACTAATCAAGGGAGGAGAAATGAGCTCCGCCCGCAAAAGTTTGTCAATGTTAACTTCACAATGTTTTAAGTACCCTTTTCTGacttacattttaaaaggttAAAAACTAATAAAACCTGAGTAAGAAGCATTGACTGGACCATAGAAAAGGTCACATGTACAGTGAAAAACATTAAACCCATCTGCAAAGTGACCCTTTTGCTAACACTGCTACTTAGAAATTAGAAACAGAGGCCTGGGGGTTAGCAATGGTCGAATGAATACATGCTTGCCATGTATCGATCCTTGAGTTCGATCCCCATCACCCCAAGGGAAAAAAACAGGTATTGTGCTTGTTCAGAATTCTGTGTaatgcctaagaaaagaaaaccaaatgatcatttgcCCTCTCAGAAAAACTAGAGTAGCAGGTTGGGACCAATGATGCTATCTTCTCAATGGTAGCCGAGAGTGCccgctcccccccacccccgccctgcCACCTTTGCCAATGGCTGCTTTTCTCACAGCTCCAGCAAGTTCGCTGCTGTGGGCTTCcacagagcactgactgcagaaCTGGACACCTTGGGGAAAACCGGTATCAaaacctcctgtctctgccctgtgTTCGTGAATACTGGCTTCACCAAAAACCCAAGTACCAGGTGAGAGGGGAATGAGTTACGCAGACCTTTAAGCTGGAGCCCTCCCAGACGCTGGACTCTTGAGAAGGCCATAGGTACTTAACAAGTATGTCACACGCACGTTTTAGTTAATCCTGTGGCACGATCTCAACCCATAGTTGCTTTCTTATGTGGGACAGTGGGGGCCATTAAAATCCTGGCAGGTGCTCAGTGTGGAATCCGATGCGTTTGGTCAGGAGTATCCTACCTCTCCAGGGGAAGATGCAATGAAGGAGGAAACCAAGAACACGTTTAGGTTGGCCATGAGCCTGGAGCAACCTTAGCTGCAGACACAGCAGTGCCCAGGGCCCAGGAGTGTTCCCACTCAGGCTCTGGACCCTGGATCTCCCCTCCCCGCTGAGGCTGACATTGAGGTGCTCATGTCAGATGTGGTTCTGAGGCTGGACTGAAAACTCCATTGCAAAACTAGGAAGGGGAGACACAGAGCCAGGATAATGTAAAAAGTATTGACTTGCGCTGCTGTGTGAGGGTTTGCCGGTCCTCACCACAGACATCTCAATCACACGTGAGTCTGCGGAAACCACAGACTGTCTCATGGGAttcagttccagcacccacaacagCCATGCCTAGGCATGCTAACCTTGGGGTAACACCtaaaatccattttttttctttttcttttttttttttcagagctggggaccaaacccagggccttgtgcttgctaggcaagcgctctaccactgagctaaatccccaactctaaAATCCATTTTTATGCTTTGGTTTTTCTCTCGTCTTCATTAATGGACGACTCCAACACTGGATATAGGTTATAAGCACTTCTCGCTGATACACGTGTGTAACCTTTGAATCAAGAAATGCCACGCCGGCAGCTCTAACAGAACGCTCCTTACGCAGATCTTAAATCCCCAGAAAACTACAGGAGAAGCAAATCTCAAGGACTAAACACCTCAAAACAATTCAGCTCTGTGGATACCCACACACAACAGGAAGTGTACTCAGACATAGAATACTCTGTTTACGTCCAGCAGGCATTGGAAATCCAGTGTTTCCTTCCTGGCCCTGAGTGATGCTATGCCCTCCATTTTGTTCCCTGGCTGCCCCACCCCTCCCATCTTGTACCTTGTTGTGATTTAATTATTTTGACCTGGTGAGGTAACAGTCAGACCTACTGGACCCATGAGCATAAGGATGTGCTAACAAGATGTCAGTGTGGgaggtggaagggggaggggtgacgTTCATGCGGGGAAGCCTGGGACACTTTAAATCCTAATTCTGAATTTGGTGAGGAGACAAGATAATTTCCTTCATTCATTAAttaactaaattaattaattaaaaacaatataaatcGAGAGGCTTGGTTTTACCTCAACGATGGAATACATGCTTAATATTTGTgaagttctgggttcaattccagcatCCAAGGGAAGAAGTAAGATATAAATGGACAtaagctctccctccccccccaacccctttccATCAGGTTATGGCCTGTGTTAGAGCCGGATGAAGTTGCAAGGAGTCTGATCGATGGGATACTTACCAACAAGAAAATGATCTTCGTTCCGTCCTATATCAATATCTCTCTAATAGTGGAAATGTAAGTACAGCACAGAACCCTGAGACACTGGAGCACAAATAGAAATGTTGCTATGGAaactccccacctccccagtgaAAATTACTTTTTCTTGTTACTGCCCTACTTACCTCCCTCcttacttccctccctccccccacccctgtttCTTTCGATacagtctctcactgagaccTGGACTCAGCAGTTTGGTTAGGATAGATGTTCAGCACCGGGAATATGCCAGGGCCTATAGCCCCCAACACTAGGGTTACAAATCCAGAACCACTATGCCCaggagtttatgtgtgtgtgttctgaggatTGGACTCCGGTCCCCCATGCTTGTGTGACTCTCTCTAAACCCTCGGGTGCTCACTTGGTGACAGTGCACATCTCAAACGTCTTACAATCCACTCCGTACGATTTTATATCACTTCATTTACAATCCGAGAGTCTTACAGTGGaatcgtttctttttttttcccctgcccCCAGGCTTGTGAGCCTCAAAGACGGCAAAACGCCCTGAAACTAATGTCCTCTGCGTAGCTCAAAACAGGTCTCATGTATGTGACCAAGATGCAAAAATGATTGGCTTCTGTGCCTAGGGTGAGAACAGTTACCTGTCTCTAAGCCCTTGCCTCCTGCACAGCAGCTTAGGGCGATGTGTTACCCTGGTAACAGGGCTTTTGCTCCCTTTGCATTTGACTCCTCTTAGAGAGAGACTTGGTTCTGTGATCAGAAGCAGACACTAGTCTTTGGGCTTGTTGTTCAAGGGCCTGCATCAGCTCCCTTCTTACCCTCCACAGCTGGATCACCCCCCACCTCCGTCTCTTCTCCCATCTGCCCTCTACCCAGGGGCTCACAAAGGAGGAGATGTTGCATTAGTAAACAACACCAACATGATAGGAAATACTGTGCAGAAAGCGCTCGTCCTGCCCTCCACTCCACGCATGCCCTTCCTTATTCTGTCCTCTCGGACTTAGCCCTCTGACATGTCAAGGTTTTCAGCCCGTGTAAACCCTTCCGCGTCTTATTATAGACagctgatggttttctgtattcatttccaGTTGGCCGTGTTTAACTGACGGGCAGCGCAATATGCCAAGAGGCAGTAGCTTTTGAATAGGCtctttagtttttctttccctaAAGTAATCGGTCCGGACACAGGCAGAGGGGGAAGGCGGTGTGCGGTGGACTCTGAGTTCTCTGCCCCTCCAGAACACGCTGCCATTTTCAGAAGTGAGCTTGGTGTCAGTTCTAGGCTATCATTGGTAGAAGATCTCATCCGATTTTGTTATTTCGAGAGTGGTGCTGTGTTATATATAGATCACCGCAGATGGGGGCGAGGGAGGGGAGACTAAGGAAGAAGCAGAGAGTAGAGGGAACCTGGACGCGGGCCAGGTAAGCGAGTGTCAGGGAGCCTTTTAAAttgacaacagaaaaaaaacactGGCAGCGAAACTTCAAGTtaaaaagttctctctctctctctctcttttaatgcAGGTTTTTTCCTGAACGTGTCTTAAAAGCTATAAACCGTATACAGAATATTCAGTTTGAAGCGATTGTGGGCCACAGAACCAAGAGGAAGTAACATCTTGCGTGCAGAGACGTGTGGACGCCAATGACGCGAAGCCAAGTTTAGAGCGGACGCGAGGCTTTCTTTCGCCCGTTTTAGAAGTGTTCCTTGTGTTTAAAATGTAGGTTTGGCCCTAGTAGCCATCGAGCAAACGAGAGTGGTCAACTGTCCTTCTGGTTTCTTATACTTAAACTCTCAGCCCCTGGTATTGGGTTCTGGAAATGGAGCTGTAGTAAGACAATGCCTGTCGCACAGCCGAGTGAAAAGTCATTTGGTGTGTTTTTACTAAACAGAAATGTGGGAGAAAGGGTAAGACAATAAAATCTTGGACAAATGCTGGCACGCTGTAGTGATTTCTGTTTTGATGGAGAAGTCGGTGTTTTAAGGTTGCTCTTTGTAGACAGGATGAAAACGCTGCCTTGTCTCCTTGACGTATGAATTAGgaaggaatatttttgttccacatttttttttctcagtgtgCAGTTTTCTTCACATCGCGTGAATGGGTAATGAGGCCGTTTTATTTACCCAACTCGGTGAAGCAAATATTGACACAGATTTGCAACTGTGAAATCTCAAACACCTTGTTCTTTGCTTTGGAAAGACCTTGaacacatttgtttttcttttttgctctatGAGGCAATAACTGAAAATATGCAACCGTATACATATGAACAGCAACATGACCTCCCACACAGATCCCATCAGGAAGCAGGAAACCTTCCTGGGTTTTCATTTGGCTTCTGTATTGACCGATCCCACGGACTAGCACAGGTTAAACAGACAGTCTGCATTGCCCTCCTGTCGATAAACCTGCAGAGTTATTTCCACGTGTCGCTTTAGTGATTTTTAAAGGAAGCCCAGAGGAATGCCTGGGCATGCAGCAATGATCTCTTTTATCCACTTCTGCAGATTCTGAGTGTAGATATCTTCCTCACAAGTACCAGGttcatttctaaatatttttctatgATAATCTTCACGTTCACAATTCTCACTTCTGCCAACATCACAGCTCCTTAGGCTACCCCCGGGAAGGACAGATTCCCCAAGTAAGACTCCTTCTAGTTAGAGACCCGTCATAGAATTCTTAGGTCCCTGCGAGCATGATGTCTTGATTTATTGATGAGTATTTCGGAATGGTGTAAGTATTTGTTTATCGTCCACCCGGTTCATGGAAACACCCTTTTTGGTAAGCAGACAGTATCTCCTCTTGTTTGGTCCTGAACCGTTATCTTCTTTATTCTCAAATGAACCATTCTCAACCAATCTCATGGCCACACTGACTGCCAGTAGTAAGGAGCCCATGAGCATCTGACATCACTGTGCAACTCTTGGACGTTATAGACTAAAAACGGCACCACGTTCAGACATAGCCAATGGaactggatgcatggatggagtGAAGAGCGCATCTTCAATAGTCCAGGGCCAGCAGAGGACCAGAGGTCACAACAACATCGCTCCCCAACCTGCTGACACTTTATTTTCCTCCATACACTGCTGAACAAGAGTGTACTTTATTCCAGAAGGCTATGAGCTGCGGGTTGAGGAGAGAGCTCAGTTGCTAAGAGAACTCCTCAGTCTTCCAGAGGAGCTGGATTCAGTTCAAAACGCCCACATGGTGATTTACAACAGTCCGctgctccaggtccaggggatttgacactcTTCTGACCTTCTCCAACACCAGGCATCCATGGGGTACCCATACATCATTCAGGCAAACACTCAGacacttaaaagagaaaaagtgCATATTATAAATGAGCTAATACCAATGTTTTAAGACAATAAAGTATGTGATTTTCTTAACAGCAATAAAATATTGGTGTGTGACATCATCACGCTAGCTGCACCACTGACTGAATAAACCCAAGCGGATTTCACTTCACCTCCTTTTCCCAAAGCATTTACAGTACTTAAGAAATAAAagcctatttttttaaaagcataaaatatatgaGGCAATTGTATCCTCTCagataaaaatgttttctctggcctgtgagttggctcagtgggcaaaCACTTCCTGCCAAGCCTAAGGACCTGAAGTCAACCTACAGAATCCACATTATAAAAAGAGAGATGGGATTCAGGGAAAGTGTCCTCTAATCATTGTACCCATGCCTGGTGTATGAGCatctatacgtgtgtgtgtgtgtgtgtgtgtgtgtgtgtgtgtgtgtgtgtgtgtgtgtgtgtgtgactctctttggaaagtcagttgtgttgggtagtgttttgctggggcaaacacgtgaaggaatgtTCTCTTGAAATGGACAcgggtgaaaggctaaggcagactcgtgaaggaagatttcactgaagcagacacaggagaaagcatGTTCGGCTAAAGCAAACACAtagaaggacagaaaataaaggaTCCTTCGCTGACAGTGCGCCTGTATTGGTCCGCCTTAAATTACGTaattgagctccatttgtcaggactccatagagagaaatgcactgGTGGCGTGCTGCAGTTTGTGGCCTCTTCTGTGGGCtctggctgattggcagagtgatgtcagctgaaaCAGATGCACATGCTAaggtgaccaagccagctcagtcagtcaaccgggtctcaagggagggagtgaggattgaaaaaggaagaaaagaagaattaGACAAAACTATAAAATGACTCCAGCTCTCACTAAGGCTGAAGCAGCTTTAGTCTTTCCcagcctgcttttatatcattctaggttCATCCAAAACACAtggtcagttcttagatcaaagGCAAAGTAAAGCAAAGTGGTAATCAAGGAGGTCACACGAGATAGTAATTAAGTAAAGTAGAAAGCAAAGAGATCACGTGAGGTAGAAACTCAGCAAATCCGCAAACACAGCCCCATGGTCACTGTTTCTGATATTCTTATccgagcctacttccttgtccggGCCCAGTGACAAATGCCAAATTCCTAGAAGTGCCCCCAAAAGCTCACAACTCTGAGGCAAGACATGGTGAGACAAGACCCATGGAAGGCACGGGATGCTTGGAACGTGATGATGAGGGCTGAGCTTGCCTTGCTCACAGAGCTCATTTACTGGTCTCTCGTCTTCACTGGTCCTCGTTTCAACTGAGAGAGGCAGATCAGAACTTCTCCTGGCGTTcctccctggtccctcctgctgactcgtgccaaggctgaggcctgactGCCTCTGCTACGTCAAGCCACCctgttgctaacctgactctgctgaactggactgctggtgtatccgtgaagtgtttgcgagtggatcgagctgccattGCTGACCTGTGAACGGAACTGCAGATTTCCAGTCAACGCAGATGGGGGTTGCTCCAGACAACCTTTCTActcaggtccacttcccctgtatcctttcttttcaaacccctggtgggtgatgggctaaaaggttgaagcatttaagaaccatcattaaaaataggttttgaaaaattaaaattgtgtgtgtgagagagagcgagaagttttaagaaaatgttttgttttgctttccttgaGTCAGAATCTTAACTATTGCCCTATACTGGCCACTACCTCCATATGGAATCCAAACGAATCTTGAGAtcgaatcctcctgtctcagctcccaagtgctgattacaggcgtgtgccatAGTACCCAACTGAAAAGAAatacttataaatattttataaatatttgtgtagTTTAGGAAGACTATTCATACCCATAGATGTTTTTCTCCATAAGAAAATATTACTACATGCTGATTGAAATATTACCACAGGCTGATTGATATATCACTACATGTTGATCGATTCCCCAAAAGGCTGAAATCTAAAAGGCAAGTTTCCCAATGACTTAGAGGATGTATTTcattttggtttctacttggctgGGCAGGAAGAGCAGGCGTGTGGAGGGAAGCCAGTGGCACACCCAGTCTCTCTGCTGAGGTATGAGGATCTAGGAAAGCCAGTCACTAGACCTCAGGCCACATTGAAGTAGATGGTTCAGCACTGCTTGGCATTAGAGTGTGACCGCGGACAGTC
This is a stretch of genomic DNA from Rattus norvegicus strain BN/NHsdMcwi chromosome 14, GRCr8, whole genome shotgun sequence. It encodes these proteins:
- the Hsd17b13 gene encoding 17-beta-hydroxysteroid dehydrogenase 13 precursor; protein product: MNLILELLLLVGIIIYSYLESLVKFFIPQRRKSVAGQTVLITGAGHGIGRLTAYEFAKQKSRLVLWDISKHGVEETAAKCRKLGAVVHVFVVDCSNRAEIYKSVDQVKKEVGDIEIVVNNAGAIYPADLLSTKDEEITKTFEVNILGHFWIIKALLPSMLRRNSGHIVTVASVCGHRVIPYLIPYCSSKFAAVGFHRALTAELDTLGKTGIKTSCLCPVFVNTGFTKNPSTRLWPVLEPDEVARSLIDGILTNKKMIFVPSYINISLIVEMFFPERVLKAINRIQNIQFEAIVGHRTKRK